From a region of the Phycisphaerae bacterium genome:
- a CDS encoding carbamoyltransferase — translation MADDTFILGISAFYHDSAAALLRNGEILAAAQEERFTRKKHDHRFPSHAVEYCLREAGIDAGRLDHVAFYDKPLAKFERLLETYLACAPWGFKVFTMGLPLWLHKKLHLPREMDRALGGRYRRRYVFPEHHESHAASAFFPSPFQEAAILTIDGVGEWATASMGHGRGNRISITHELRFPHSLGLLYSAFTFFTGFRVNSGEYKLMGLAPYGQPVYRDAILQKLLDLKPDGSFRLNMDYFGYCHSDVMTTPAFDRLFGGPPRRPETRLTQREMDLAASIQSVTEEIIVRQVRRLHALTGMKNLTLAGGVALNCVANGRLLREGPFENIWIQPAAGDAGGALGAALFVWHQLLDNPRDANPHDAQRGSLLGPSCGDAEIRNYLDRVGAVYQTIDDEDQLIDRVVEMIADEKVIGWFQGRMEFGPRALGSRSIIGDPRSRKMQSVMNLKTKFRESFRPFAPSVLREHVHEYFDVTPGQDSPYMLLVAPVRHDRRCPVDPRDNHRIGLDKLKTVRSQVPAITHVDYSARVQTVDPNRHGRYYRLIRRFRDRTGCPLIVNTSFNVRGEPIVCTCEDAYRCFMATNMDALVLNNQLLLKSQQPDAEEHRIDEYLARFDPD, via the coding sequence ATGGCAGACGATACCTTTATACTCGGGATTTCAGCCTTCTATCACGACAGCGCCGCTGCGCTGCTTCGCAACGGCGAAATACTCGCGGCGGCCCAGGAAGAGCGATTCACCCGCAAGAAGCACGACCACCGGTTTCCCTCCCACGCCGTCGAATACTGCCTCCGCGAAGCGGGAATCGACGCCGGGCGACTCGACCACGTGGCCTTCTACGACAAGCCGCTGGCAAAATTCGAACGCCTGCTGGAGACTTACCTCGCCTGCGCGCCGTGGGGGTTCAAGGTGTTCACGATGGGCCTGCCCCTGTGGCTGCACAAAAAACTCCACCTGCCGCGCGAGATGGACCGGGCGCTGGGCGGACGCTATCGCCGGCGCTACGTGTTTCCCGAGCATCACGAATCGCACGCCGCCAGCGCCTTTTTTCCGTCGCCCTTCCAAGAGGCCGCCATCCTGACCATCGACGGGGTCGGCGAGTGGGCCACCGCCAGCATGGGTCACGGCCGCGGCAACCGCATCAGCATCACGCACGAACTGCGATTCCCGCACTCGCTGGGACTGCTCTATTCGGCCTTCACTTTCTTCACCGGATTCCGGGTCAACTCCGGCGAGTACAAGCTGATGGGCCTCGCCCCGTACGGCCAGCCGGTCTATCGCGACGCCATTCTCCAAAAACTCCTCGACTTGAAGCCGGACGGCTCCTTTCGCCTCAACATGGACTACTTCGGCTACTGCCACAGCGACGTGATGACCACTCCCGCCTTCGACCGGCTCTTCGGCGGACCGCCTCGCCGGCCGGAAACCCGCCTGACCCAGCGGGAGATGGACCTGGCCGCCTCGATCCAGAGCGTGACCGAGGAGATCATCGTCCGCCAGGTCCGCCGTCTGCACGCGCTGACCGGCATGAAGAACCTGACGCTGGCCGGCGGCGTGGCCCTCAACTGCGTCGCCAACGGGCGCCTCCTGCGCGAGGGACCCTTCGAGAACATCTGGATTCAGCCGGCCGCCGGCGACGCGGGCGGGGCGCTCGGGGCGGCGCTGTTCGTCTGGCATCAGCTTCTCGACAACCCGCGCGACGCCAACCCGCACGACGCCCAGCGCGGCTCGCTGCTGGGACCATCCTGCGGCGACGCCGAAATCCGCAACTACCTCGACCGCGTCGGCGCGGTCTACCAGACGATCGACGACGAGGACCAACTGATCGACCGCGTCGTGGAAATGATCGCCGATGAAAAGGTCATCGGCTGGTTCCAGGGACGCATGGAATTCGGCCCGCGGGCCCTCGGATCGCGGAGCATCATCGGCGATCCGCGAAGCCGCAAGATGCAGTCGGTGATGAACCTGAAAACCAAGTTCCGCGAGTCGTTCAGGCCGTTCGCGCCGTCCGTGCTGCGGGAGCACGTCCATGAATACTTCGACGTGACCCCCGGTCAGGACAGCCCCTACATGCTCCTCGTCGCGCCCGTCCGCCACGACCGGCGCTGCCCCGTCGACCCGCGCGACAACCACCGGATCGGACTCGACAAACTCAAAACCGTCCGCAGCCAAGTCCCCGCAATCACCCACGTGGACTATTCAGCCCGCGTCCAGACCGTCGACCCGAACCGCCACGGACGGTACTACCGCCTGATCCGCCGGTTCCGCGACAGGACGGGCTGTCCGCTGATCGTGAACACGAGTTTCAATGTCCGCGGCGAGCCCATCGTCTGCACGTGCGAAGACGCGTACCGCTGCTTCATGGCGACGAACATGGATGCGCTGGTGCTCAACAACCAGCTCCTGCTCAAGTCGCAGCAGCCCGATGCGGAGGAACACCGAATTGATGAGTATTTGGCCCGGTTCGACCCCGATTGA
- a CDS encoding dehydrogenase: MPKSMVINPTEARQPGYVEFSPIPVNQYNRSVKDELKRYGKDDLFRIQRDMLVIRMFENMLNEIKLRGNYEGIEYNHRGPAHLSIGQEAAAVGQAFLLTVDDHIYGSHRSHGEILAKGLSAIQKLDDKTLMEIMKDYFGGDCLKAVEKDAQGSVKDLAVDYLIYGALAEIFAREAGFNKGMGGSMHAFFPPFGIYPNNAIVGGSGDISVGAALYKHINHKPGVVICNIGDASAGCGPVWEGLCLATMDQFKTLWDKEHRGGLPLIMNFVNNFYGMGGQPVGETMGFKVLARLGAGLAPDQMHAERVDGYNPLAVIDAIGRKKQIIADGDGPVLLDTLTYRFSGHSPSDASSYREKSEVEAWQDVDPIKTYAGSLVQAGVCSEAELEKLNQHVAGLILKAYKKAIDLEVSPRADLKKVNCLLERTMFSNQKVESMDPDRKPEVLMSKEENPRVQQLAKRSRSGLDEKGQPLPKTRCVGIRDAIFEAILDRFYVDPTLVAYGEENRDWGGAFAVYRGLTEALPYHRLFNTPISEGAIVGSAVGYALEGGRVIAELMYCDFMGRAGDEIFNQLSKWQSMSGGLLKMPAVIRVSVGSKYGAQHSQDWTALCAHIPGLKVVFPATPYDAKGLMFSALVGTDPVIFFESQRIYDQPELFREGGVPEGYYEVPIGEPDVKKTGSDLTFLTVGATLYRVLDAVKELEGKYGVSCEVIDARSLVPFDYAKVLESVRKTRKIVLASDACERGSVLQTMAAKIAQLAFDDLDAPPVVVGARNWITPADEVEDAFFPYPCDILDAVHEHVLPLKGYQSQRECGEDDLLRRNRLGI, from the coding sequence ATGCCCAAGAGTATGGTGATCAATCCGACCGAAGCGCGTCAGCCGGGGTACGTCGAGTTTTCGCCGATCCCGGTCAACCAGTACAACCGGAGCGTCAAGGACGAGCTCAAGCGGTACGGCAAGGACGACCTGTTCCGCATCCAGCGGGACATGCTGGTGATCCGCATGTTCGAGAACATGCTCAACGAGATCAAGCTTCGCGGCAACTACGAAGGCATCGAGTACAACCATCGCGGTCCGGCCCACCTGTCGATCGGGCAGGAGGCGGCGGCGGTTGGGCAGGCGTTTCTGCTGACGGTAGACGACCACATTTACGGCAGCCACCGCAGCCACGGCGAGATCCTGGCCAAGGGCCTCTCGGCGATCCAAAAGCTCGACGACAAGACGCTGATGGAGATCATGAAGGACTACTTCGGCGGCGACTGCCTGAAGGCGGTGGAGAAGGACGCGCAAGGGTCGGTCAAGGACCTGGCCGTCGATTACCTGATCTACGGCGCGCTGGCGGAGATTTTCGCCCGCGAGGCTGGGTTCAACAAGGGCATGGGCGGTTCGATGCACGCGTTTTTCCCGCCGTTCGGCATCTACCCGAACAACGCGATCGTCGGCGGCTCGGGCGACATTTCGGTCGGAGCGGCCCTTTACAAACACATCAACCATAAGCCGGGGGTGGTGATCTGCAACATCGGCGACGCGTCGGCCGGCTGCGGACCGGTGTGGGAAGGGTTGTGCCTGGCGACGATGGACCAGTTCAAGACGCTGTGGGACAAGGAGCATCGCGGCGGGCTGCCGTTGATCATGAACTTCGTGAACAACTTCTACGGCATGGGCGGTCAGCCGGTGGGCGAGACGATGGGCTTTAAGGTTCTGGCCCGGCTTGGCGCGGGTCTGGCGCCGGACCAGATGCACGCCGAGCGGGTTGACGGCTACAACCCGCTGGCGGTGATCGACGCGATCGGCCGCAAGAAGCAGATCATCGCGGACGGCGACGGGCCGGTGCTGCTGGACACGCTGACGTACCGGTTCAGCGGCCACTCGCCGTCGGACGCCAGCTCGTACCGCGAGAAGAGCGAGGTCGAGGCCTGGCAGGACGTGGACCCGATCAAGACGTACGCGGGCTCGCTGGTGCAAGCCGGCGTCTGCAGCGAAGCGGAGCTGGAGAAGCTCAACCAGCACGTGGCGGGCTTGATCCTCAAGGCGTACAAGAAGGCGATCGACCTGGAGGTTTCGCCGCGGGCGGACCTCAAGAAGGTCAACTGCTTGCTGGAACGGACGATGTTCTCGAACCAGAAGGTCGAGTCGATGGACCCGGATCGCAAGCCCGAGGTCCTGATGAGCAAGGAGGAGAACCCGCGCGTCCAGCAGCTTGCCAAACGGAGCCGGTCGGGCCTGGACGAGAAGGGCCAGCCGCTGCCTAAGACCCGCTGCGTGGGCATTCGCGACGCGATCTTCGAGGCCATCCTCGACCGGTTCTACGTCGATCCGACCCTGGTGGCGTACGGCGAGGAGAATCGCGATTGGGGCGGGGCGTTCGCGGTGTACCGCGGGCTGACGGAGGCTTTGCCGTATCATCGGCTTTTCAACACGCCGATCTCGGAGGGCGCGATCGTCGGTTCGGCGGTCGGATACGCGCTCGAGGGCGGGCGGGTGATCGCGGAGCTGATGTACTGCGACTTTATGGGCCGGGCGGGCGATGAGATTTTCAACCAGCTCTCCAAGTGGCAGTCGATGTCCGGCGGCTTGCTCAAGATGCCGGCGGTGATCCGCGTGTCGGTCGGCTCGAAGTACGGCGCGCAGCACAGCCAGGACTGGACCGCCCTTTGCGCCCATATTCCGGGCCTGAAGGTCGTCTTCCCGGCCACGCCATACGACGCGAAGGGCCTGATGTTCTCCGCGTTGGTCGGCACCGATCCGGTGATCTTCTTCGAGAGCCAGCGGATCTACGATCAGCCGGAGCTGTTCCGCGAGGGCGGCGTGCCGGAGGGTTACTATGAGGTGCCGATCGGCGAGCCGGACGTCAAGAAGACCGGCAGTGATCTGACCTTCCTGACCGTCGGCGCGACGCTGTATCGCGTGCTCGACGCGGTCAAGGAACTGGAGGGCAAGTACGGCGTTTCGTGCGAGGTCATCGACGCCCGGTCGCTGGTGCCGTTCGATTACGCGAAGGTGCTCGAGTCGGTCCGCAAGACCCGCAAGATCGTCCTGGCCTCCGACGCCTGCGAACGCGGCAGCGTGCTGCAGACGATGGCGGCGAAGATCGCCCAGCTCGCGTTCGACGATCTGGACGCCCCGCCGGTGGTGGTCGGCGCCCGCAACTGGATCACGCCGGCCGATGAGGTCGAGGACGCGTTCTTCCCGTATCCGTGCGACATTCTGGACGCGGTTCACGAGCACGTCCTGCCGCTAAAGGGCTACCAGAGCCAGCGCGAATGCGGCGAGGATGACCTGCTCCGGCGGAACCGGCTGGGAATCTGA
- a CDS encoding tetratricopeptide repeat protein has protein sequence MPDTKTQTAPARNAPLSKRRLWAFRILAMVAVPLAVLGAVELTLRVAGFGFAPAFTVEQEFRGRSVQAPNSEFTLLFFPSALQRQATPFVFPTDKQKDACRIFVLGASAALGDPVPEFGFSRILERMLSRQYPDVTFEVINTGVTAINSHVVYQIARDCARFDPDVFIVYLGNNEVVGPFGPGTVLMQQLDSLAVIRSSIAARKTRLGQLLARPADATAGEGNFDRWQGMEMFTDRQVRLDDPRMPAVYDHYRRNLIDICRAGQNAGASVLLCTVWTNLPHCPPFASSHRPDLTDAQRASWQEARDAGAAACDRGEHQAALALYRQAAQLDETFAELRFQIAQCLQAAGDHPAAQQEYAAARDLDALRFRADSRINAAVRNVAETLDAVELVDVEAENAEAMFASRPHDLFVDHVHFTFDGNYRIARRLAVAMEKVLADNERPRKSQHPIPSLDWCRDSLAYTDWEELLIARQMHARLQKAPFSGQLYNDQRLEQFKARIEQLANCAQPPDRDRLAAVYRAAIEAHADDPVLRLRCAGFLTNAGNDPAGAVEHLTAALANTLPQDALRVRLDLAGAHQLSGNHLQTIEILQDLLDEHPTHQKAREALATSLLAVGKTQQAVENLERVVTDHPDATNAHVNLGVALMRQRDAKRGLQHLERAVAIEPDSGLAHFNLALALANTNQPKRAAEHFARAAECCTRVVELNPADLQYRYMLAVALERLGRQAEAIEQYRAMLQHDPQNRPARQRLTQLGAG, from the coding sequence ATGCCCGATACCAAAACACAAACCGCTCCCGCCAGGAACGCACCGCTTTCCAAGCGGCGGCTGTGGGCCTTTCGCATCCTGGCCATGGTGGCCGTGCCGCTCGCGGTCCTGGGTGCAGTTGAACTCACCCTGCGCGTCGCCGGATTCGGCTTCGCGCCCGCCTTCACCGTCGAGCAGGAATTTCGCGGCCGCAGCGTCCAGGCCCCCAATTCCGAGTTCACCCTCCTGTTCTTCCCGAGCGCCCTGCAGCGCCAGGCAACCCCCTTCGTCTTTCCCACCGACAAGCAAAAGGACGCGTGCCGCATCTTCGTCCTGGGCGCCTCAGCCGCCCTCGGCGATCCGGTTCCGGAATTCGGCTTCTCGCGGATTCTCGAACGCATGCTGTCCCGGCAGTATCCGGATGTCACCTTCGAGGTCATCAACACCGGCGTGACCGCGATCAACTCGCACGTCGTCTACCAGATCGCCAGGGACTGCGCACGGTTCGATCCGGACGTGTTCATCGTCTACCTCGGCAACAACGAGGTGGTCGGACCTTTCGGACCCGGCACCGTGCTCATGCAACAACTCGACAGCCTCGCCGTGATCCGTTCGAGCATCGCCGCCCGCAAAACCAGGCTCGGCCAACTCCTGGCCAGACCGGCCGACGCCACAGCCGGCGAAGGTAATTTCGACCGCTGGCAGGGCATGGAGATGTTCACCGACCGCCAGGTGCGACTCGACGACCCGCGCATGCCCGCCGTCTACGATCACTACCGCCGCAACCTCATCGACATCTGCCGGGCCGGACAGAACGCCGGCGCCAGCGTGCTGCTGTGCACCGTCTGGACCAACCTTCCCCACTGCCCGCCGTTCGCCTCCTCACACCGTCCGGACCTGACCGACGCTCAGCGGGCGAGCTGGCAGGAGGCCCGCGACGCCGGCGCTGCCGCCTGCGACCGCGGCGAGCATCAAGCCGCCCTCGCCCTCTACCGCCAAGCGGCGCAGCTCGATGAGACCTTCGCCGAACTGCGTTTCCAAATCGCCCAGTGCCTCCAAGCCGCAGGCGACCATCCCGCCGCACAGCAAGAATACGCGGCCGCCCGCGACCTCGACGCCCTGCGATTCCGTGCCGACAGCCGCATCAACGCCGCTGTGCGAAACGTCGCTGAGACCCTCGACGCCGTGGAACTCGTCGACGTCGAAGCCGAGAATGCCGAGGCCATGTTCGCGAGCCGGCCTCACGACCTCTTCGTCGATCACGTGCATTTCACCTTCGATGGCAACTACCGAATCGCCCGGCGCTTGGCCGTCGCGATGGAAAAAGTCCTGGCCGACAACGAGCGTCCACGAAAGTCGCAGCACCCGATCCCTTCATTGGATTGGTGCCGCGACTCCCTGGCCTACACCGACTGGGAGGAACTGCTCATCGCCCGCCAGATGCACGCGCGACTCCAGAAGGCCCCGTTCAGCGGCCAGCTCTACAACGATCAGCGGCTGGAACAGTTCAAAGCCAGGATCGAACAACTGGCGAACTGCGCTCAGCCGCCCGACCGGGACCGCCTCGCCGCCGTCTACCGCGCCGCGATCGAGGCGCATGCCGATGATCCAGTTCTCCGCCTGCGCTGCGCCGGCTTTCTGACCAACGCGGGAAACGACCCCGCTGGAGCCGTCGAGCACCTCACCGCCGCCCTCGCCAACACCCTGCCGCAGGACGCCCTCCGCGTCCGCCTCGATCTGGCCGGCGCCCATCAGCTAAGCGGCAATCACCTCCAGACGATCGAGATCCTCCAGGATCTGCTCGACGAACACCCCACGCACCAGAAAGCCCGTGAAGCCCTCGCCACCAGCCTGCTGGCCGTCGGCAAAACGCAGCAGGCCGTCGAGAACCTCGAGCGCGTCGTCACGGATCATCCCGATGCCACCAATGCGCACGTGAATCTCGGCGTCGCCCTGATGCGGCAACGGGACGCCAAACGGGGGCTCCAGCACCTCGAGCGGGCCGTCGCCATCGAACCGGACAGCGGACTGGCCCACTTCAACCTCGCCCTGGCCCTGGCCAACACCAATCAGCCAAAACGCGCCGCCGAACACTTCGCCAGGGCCGCCGAATGCTGCACCCGCGTCGTGGAACTCAATCCCGCGGACCTCCAATACCGCTACATGCTCGCCGTGGCCCTCGAACGGCTGGGCCGGCAAGCGGAAGCCATCGAACAGTACCGCGCCATGCTCCAGCACGACCCGCAAAACCGGCCCGCCCGCCAACGCCTGACCCAACTAGGCGCAGGCTGA